From a region of the Corallococcus coralloides DSM 2259 genome:
- a CDS encoding tRNA-uridine aminocarboxypropyltransferase: MPPRAARPPRCTRCNLAKHLCLCAEVPQVETRTRFVFLQHVMEVSKRSNTGGVAALALSNAKLLIHGSMAGTFDMEVLSEPGTWLLFPDGPTAPPDAPPPRQVVVLDANWSQARRMTQRLPELRALPRLVLPPPEPGLLMLREPSHPAGMSTLDAVARAVALLEGPEVAAPLARLAALRVQRIADCGTLN; encoded by the coding sequence ATGCCTCCCCGCGCTGCCCGTCCACCCCGCTGTACGCGTTGCAACCTGGCGAAACACCTGTGCCTGTGCGCGGAGGTTCCCCAGGTGGAGACCCGCACCCGCTTCGTCTTCCTCCAGCACGTGATGGAGGTGTCGAAGCGCAGCAACACCGGGGGCGTGGCCGCGCTCGCCCTCTCGAACGCGAAGCTGCTCATCCACGGTTCCATGGCGGGGACCTTCGACATGGAGGTCCTCTCCGAACCGGGGACCTGGCTGCTCTTCCCAGACGGTCCCACCGCGCCGCCAGACGCGCCTCCTCCCAGGCAGGTGGTGGTGCTGGACGCGAACTGGTCGCAGGCGCGGCGGATGACCCAGCGGCTCCCGGAGCTGCGGGCACTGCCCCGGCTGGTGCTGCCCCCGCCAGAGCCCGGTCTGCTCATGCTTCGCGAACCCTCGCACCCCGCCGGGATGTCCACCCTGGACGCCGTGGCCCGCGCCGTGGCCCTGCTGGAAGGCCCTGAGGTGGCGGCGCCACTGGCGCGGCTGGCCGCACTCCGGGTGCAGCGCATCGCCGACTGTGGGACGCTGAACTGA
- a CDS encoding HAD hydrolase-like protein, with amino-acid sequence MGYRLIIFDFDGTLADSAGWFRGIFNDVARRYGFRTVSGEELEALRGQDTRAIIARLGVPLWKLPFIASHMRKLVARDAHRIPTFPGVEAMLEQLEARGITLAVVSSNAEENVRRVLGPVASARIRHYACGAGLFGKRSKFRKVLKAAGVRPGEALSVGDEVRDIEAAAAEGIATAAVTWGYATEALLRSRAPTVVLTRLDELLQAAAA; translated from the coding sequence ATGGGATACCGGCTGATCATCTTCGACTTCGACGGGACGCTCGCGGACAGCGCGGGCTGGTTTCGCGGCATCTTCAACGACGTGGCCCGGCGCTACGGCTTTCGCACCGTCAGCGGTGAGGAACTGGAGGCGCTGCGCGGGCAGGACACCCGGGCCATCATCGCGCGGCTCGGTGTGCCCCTGTGGAAGCTGCCCTTCATCGCTTCCCACATGCGCAAGCTCGTCGCGCGTGACGCGCACCGCATCCCGACCTTCCCGGGCGTGGAGGCGATGCTGGAGCAGCTGGAGGCGCGAGGCATCACCCTGGCCGTGGTGAGCTCCAACGCGGAGGAGAACGTGCGCCGCGTGCTGGGGCCGGTGGCGTCCGCGCGCATCCGCCACTATGCCTGCGGCGCGGGGCTCTTCGGCAAGCGGTCGAAGTTCCGGAAGGTGCTGAAGGCCGCGGGCGTGCGTCCCGGCGAGGCCCTCTCCGTGGGCGACGAGGTGCGCGACATCGAGGCCGCGGCGGCCGAGGGCATCGCCACCGCGGCGGTGACGTGGGGCTACGCGACGGAGGCGTTGCTGCGCTCACGCGCGCCCACGGTCGTCCTCACCCGCCTCGACGAGCTGCTGCAAGCCGCCGCGGCATAG
- a CDS encoding M20 family peptidase, with the protein MKRVLLVLLALVLLLVGVLVIRTLRFGSRQVPAEPAEPFAVDAAQAAGRLAEALRHRTIAASDGMRAEDAAFQALHAGFVARFPRLHAELAHEAVGAHAHLYTWKGSEPDLRPVLLMGHLDVVPAEAEATWSHPPFDGVVADGYVYGRGTLDDKGSVLAILEAVEGLLAEGYRPRRTVLLAFGADEEVGGHDGAARVAALLRERGVALESVLDEGGPIGVGLVPGVAAPVALVGVAEKGSARVELVVRSTGGHASMPPPQTAANTLARALVRLEEHPFKPELRGGTRALFEYVGPEMNFGMRLLFANTWLFAPVIERQMAGAPSTNASIRTTFAATMLEGSPKPNVLPSQARAVLNVRLLPGDSLEDVRAHVRDVVDDARVELTAQGDEASPVSRLDTEGWRQLQRSIRQAFPDVLVAPFLTVAATDARYFHSLSDSVYRFVPVRMSREDLTRMHGRDERLSVEEHAAAIRFYAQYLRNSTRQ; encoded by the coding sequence ATGAAGCGCGTCCTCCTCGTCCTGCTGGCCCTCGTCCTGCTTCTCGTGGGCGTCCTCGTCATCCGCACGCTGCGCTTCGGTTCACGGCAGGTGCCCGCCGAGCCCGCCGAGCCCTTCGCGGTGGATGCCGCCCAAGCCGCGGGCCGCCTGGCGGAGGCGCTGCGCCACCGCACCATCGCCGCCTCCGACGGCATGCGCGCGGAGGACGCCGCCTTCCAGGCGCTGCACGCCGGGTTCGTGGCCCGGTTTCCCCGCCTGCACGCGGAGCTCGCGCATGAGGCCGTGGGGGCGCATGCCCATCTCTATACCTGGAAGGGTTCGGAGCCCGACCTGCGGCCCGTGCTGCTGATGGGCCACCTGGACGTGGTGCCCGCGGAGGCGGAGGCCACCTGGAGCCACCCGCCCTTCGACGGCGTCGTGGCGGATGGCTACGTGTACGGACGTGGGACGCTGGACGACAAGGGCAGTGTGCTCGCCATCCTCGAAGCCGTGGAGGGCCTCCTCGCCGAAGGCTACCGCCCCCGCCGCACGGTGCTGCTCGCGTTCGGCGCGGACGAGGAGGTGGGCGGGCACGACGGGGCCGCGCGCGTGGCCGCGCTGCTGCGCGAGCGGGGCGTGGCCCTGGAGTCGGTGCTGGACGAGGGCGGCCCCATCGGCGTGGGGCTCGTGCCCGGCGTGGCCGCGCCGGTGGCGCTGGTGGGCGTGGCGGAGAAGGGCTCGGCGCGCGTGGAGCTGGTGGTGCGGAGCACGGGCGGACACGCGTCCATGCCGCCCCCGCAGACCGCCGCGAACACCCTGGCCCGGGCGCTCGTGCGGCTGGAGGAGCACCCGTTCAAGCCCGAGCTGCGCGGCGGGACGCGGGCGCTCTTCGAGTACGTGGGGCCGGAGATGAACTTCGGCATGCGCCTGCTCTTCGCCAACACCTGGCTCTTCGCGCCCGTCATCGAGCGGCAGATGGCCGGAGCGCCCTCCACGAACGCCAGCATCCGCACCACCTTCGCGGCCACCATGCTCGAAGGCAGTCCCAAGCCCAACGTGCTGCCCTCGCAGGCCCGCGCGGTGCTCAACGTCCGCCTGCTGCCGGGAGACAGCCTGGAGGACGTGCGCGCCCACGTGCGCGACGTGGTGGATGACGCGCGCGTGGAGCTGACCGCCCAGGGCGACGAGGCCTCGCCGGTGTCGCGCCTGGACACGGAGGGCTGGCGGCAGCTGCAGCGCAGCATCCGGCAGGCGTTCCCGGACGTGCTGGTGGCGCCCTTCCTCACCGTGGCGGCCACCGACGCGCGCTACTTCCATTCCCTGAGCGACAGCGTGTACCGCTTCGTGCCGGTGCGGATGAGCCGTGAGGACCTCACCCGGATGCACGGCCGCGACGAACGGCTCTCCGTGGAGGAGCACGCCGCCGCCATCCGCTTCTACGCGCAGTACCTGCGCAACAGCACGCGCCAGTGA
- a CDS encoding GNAT family N-acetyltransferase: MMRTRAVLVPDQGASALSEDYFRSAHHLRAERVTHTLVIEDGEQHALRVPLIVRPIEGTPYRDAISPYGFPGGALSGLREVSKDAVDWTGTELVSIFVRDRVAGPRCFAGGTERNEVFFIDPRLPVEFREMHYRHIRRNLRLGFVSTAREARAVSRADREGFQEAYRQTMVREGASSRYFFSDAYFEELFSSPCAWLATTHAPEGDVASAALCVSSDGMLHYYLGGTADAHLARSPAKNVFGTLADLCSQLGVPLHLGGGIRPGDSLEQFKRSLSNSGSRLHTHELICEPSVYARLSAGRDDTGFFPAYRAPRS, from the coding sequence ATGATGCGAACGAGGGCCGTGCTCGTCCCTGATCAAGGGGCGTCGGCGCTGTCGGAGGACTACTTCCGTTCCGCGCACCACCTGCGAGCCGAACGGGTGACGCATACGCTGGTCATCGAGGACGGCGAGCAGCACGCGCTGCGGGTGCCCCTCATCGTGCGGCCCATTGAAGGGACGCCCTACCGCGATGCCATCTCCCCGTATGGGTTTCCCGGCGGCGCGCTGTCCGGGCTCCGGGAGGTGTCGAAGGACGCGGTGGACTGGACGGGAACGGAGCTCGTCAGCATCTTCGTGCGCGACCGCGTCGCGGGCCCCCGGTGCTTCGCGGGCGGGACGGAGCGCAACGAGGTGTTCTTCATCGACCCGCGCCTGCCGGTGGAGTTCCGGGAGATGCATTACCGGCACATCCGGCGCAACCTCCGGCTGGGCTTCGTGAGCACCGCGCGTGAGGCTCGCGCGGTGTCGCGCGCGGACCGGGAGGGCTTCCAGGAAGCCTACCGGCAGACCATGGTCCGCGAAGGGGCGAGCTCCCGGTACTTCTTCTCCGACGCCTATTTCGAGGAGCTGTTCTCATCCCCGTGCGCCTGGCTGGCGACGACGCATGCACCTGAAGGAGACGTGGCCTCCGCCGCGCTGTGTGTCAGCAGCGACGGCATGCTGCACTACTACCTGGGCGGAACGGCGGATGCGCATCTGGCGCGCTCGCCGGCGAAGAATGTCTTTGGAACGCTGGCGGACCTCTGCTCACAACTCGGCGTCCCGCTCCACCTGGGTGGCGGCATCCGGCCGGGAGACAGCCTGGAGCAGTTCAAACGGAGCCTGTCGAACTCGGGCTCCCGCCTCCACACCCATGAGCTGATCTGCGAGCCCTCGGTGTACGCGCGCCTTTCGGCGGGCCGCGACGACACGGGCTTCTTCCCTGCGTATCGCGCACCCCGGAGTTGA
- a CDS encoding acyltransferase family protein, whose translation MTRIPAAPEANPPRLVELDALRGFAALAVALYHFTAEYSDLYGHTVPLWEMRFGKYGVQLFFAISGFVILMSLERVERARDFVWSRAARLYPSYWTAVALTFTVVTLFGLPEREFSLQTALVNLTMFHELLRVPHVDTVYWTLTIELSFYLLMFVLAYTRTLPRVIPIFIVLVVLQTLAELAAQALGMTFLSRLASRPHLQYFALGVLAFKQSRGEVSLPSALVLVAVSFAHEVFVGSEAPAPVFPVVLGLAYALSRGWLRWLTWRPLLFMGFISYPFYLVHQNIGYVIIRRLEAAAWRPEAAIVVAMTAGFLLAIVITYGVEQPALRAFRQWRRRAGARTAVPSHLA comes from the coding sequence ATGACACGCATTCCTGCCGCTCCGGAGGCAAATCCGCCGCGTCTGGTGGAGCTGGATGCGCTCCGGGGGTTCGCGGCGCTGGCGGTCGCGCTGTATCACTTCACGGCGGAATACAGCGACCTCTACGGACACACGGTTCCCCTCTGGGAGATGCGCTTCGGGAAGTATGGGGTGCAGCTCTTCTTCGCCATCAGCGGCTTCGTCATCCTGATGTCGTTGGAGCGCGTCGAGCGGGCCCGGGACTTCGTGTGGAGCCGCGCGGCCCGGCTCTACCCGTCCTATTGGACGGCCGTCGCGCTCACCTTCACGGTGGTGACGCTGTTCGGGTTGCCGGAGCGTGAATTCAGCCTCCAGACGGCCCTGGTCAACCTGACCATGTTTCACGAGCTGCTTCGCGTCCCGCACGTGGACACCGTGTATTGGACGCTGACCATCGAGCTGTCGTTCTACCTGTTGATGTTCGTGCTCGCGTACACGCGGACGCTTCCCAGGGTCATCCCCATCTTCATCGTGCTCGTCGTGTTGCAGACCCTGGCGGAGCTGGCGGCCCAGGCCCTGGGCATGACCTTCCTGTCGAGACTCGCGAGCCGGCCGCACCTGCAATACTTCGCGCTGGGTGTGCTGGCCTTCAAGCAGAGCCGTGGCGAGGTCTCCCTGCCGTCCGCGCTGGTGCTCGTGGCCGTCAGCTTCGCTCACGAGGTGTTCGTGGGGAGTGAGGCCCCCGCCCCCGTGTTCCCGGTGGTGCTGGGCCTGGCCTATGCGTTGTCCCGGGGCTGGCTGCGCTGGCTCACCTGGCGCCCACTGCTCTTCATGGGGTTCATCTCCTATCCGTTCTACCTGGTCCACCAGAACATCGGCTACGTCATCATCCGGCGGCTCGAGGCCGCGGCCTGGCGCCCCGAGGCCGCCATCGTGGTCGCGATGACGGCCGGGTTCCTGCTGGCCATCGTCATCACCTATGGGGTCGAGCAGCCCGCGTTGCGTGCCTTCCGGCAGTGGCGGCGGAGGGCAGGAGCCCGGACAGCGGTTCCGTCACACCTCGCCTGA
- a CDS encoding GNAT family N-acetyltransferase codes for MSALSEDYFRSAHHLRAEQVTHTLVIEDGEGRALKVPLLVRSVEGTPYQDAISPYGFPGGRLDGLSEVSKDAVDWTGIGLVSLFVRDRVSGPRCFAGGTERNEVFFVDSRRPLDFQAEARRQIRRNTRLGYVSTCALVREASLEEREGFKEVYRQTMVRDEAQARYFFSDAYFEDLFASPVAWLVTTRAPDGRIASSGVAVASDGVLHYYLGGTADAHLSRSPTKNTVFESMVELSIRLGLPLHLGGGVRPGDGLEQFKRSFANASSRLHTHEVICEPSVYARLSAGRDGTGFFPAYRAPRG; via the coding sequence ATGTCCGCCCTGTCGGAGGACTACTTCCGCTCCGCGCACCACCTGCGGGCCGAACAGGTGACGCATACGCTGGTCATCGAGGACGGCGAGGGGCGCGCGCTGAAGGTGCCCCTCCTGGTGCGCTCCGTCGAGGGAACGCCCTACCAGGATGCCATCTCCCCGTATGGCTTTCCTGGAGGGCGGCTGGATGGCTTGAGTGAGGTCTCGAAGGACGCCGTGGATTGGACCGGCATCGGGCTCGTGAGCCTGTTCGTGCGCGACCGCGTCTCGGGGCCCCGGTGCTTCGCGGGCGGGACGGAGCGCAACGAGGTGTTCTTCGTCGACTCCCGGCGCCCCCTGGACTTCCAGGCGGAGGCCCGCCGGCAGATCCGGCGCAACACGCGGCTGGGCTACGTGAGCACCTGCGCTCTGGTGCGCGAGGCCTCGCTCGAGGAGCGCGAGGGCTTCAAGGAGGTCTACCGGCAGACCATGGTCCGCGACGAAGCGCAGGCCCGGTACTTCTTCTCCGACGCGTACTTCGAGGACCTGTTCGCCTCGCCGGTGGCCTGGCTCGTGACGACGCGTGCCCCGGACGGCCGCATCGCCTCCTCGGGGGTGGCGGTCGCCAGTGACGGCGTGCTGCACTACTACCTGGGCGGGACGGCGGATGCGCACCTGTCGCGCTCTCCGACCAAGAACACCGTCTTCGAGTCCATGGTGGAGCTGAGCATCCGCCTGGGGCTGCCGTTGCACCTGGGGGGCGGCGTGCGGCCGGGGGACGGCCTGGAGCAGTTCAAGCGCAGCTTCGCGAACGCAAGCTCCCGCCTCCACACCCACGAGGTCATCTGCGAGCCCTCGGTGTACGCGCGCCTGTCCGCGGGCCGCGACGGCACGGGCTTCTTCCCGGCCTATCGCGCGCCGAGGGGCTGA
- the cml gene encoding CmlA/FloR family chloramphenicol efflux MFS transporter has translation MSDPKALSWNHTVPAALLLMAPFDLLASLAMDIYLPVVPAMTGVLGTSPSIIQLTLSLYMAILGAGQLVFGPLSDRIGRRRVLLGGAWVFATTSFLLAGTTDAAMFVGLRLLQAVGASAALVATFATVRDVYAERPEGTVIYSLFSAILAFVPALGPIAGALLARHFGWRALFVTLGVLATAALLQALPRWPETRPSGVARQTVSVQHILRSGAFWTYTLGFSAAMGSFFVFFSTAPRVLMGRAGFSELGFSLAFATAALAMMVTTRFAKHLVARWGLAGSLARGMLLLLLGAVLLTAGQLLTAPSFWTFVVPMWVIAAGIVFAVSVTANGALQAFGAVAGTAVALYFCIQSLVVAVVGTLMVVLLDGDTAWPLVGYASLMAGVTLGCLASFKRP, from the coding sequence ATGTCTGACCCCAAAGCCCTGTCGTGGAATCACACCGTGCCAGCAGCGCTGTTGCTGATGGCCCCCTTCGACCTCCTGGCCTCGCTGGCCATGGACATCTACCTCCCCGTGGTCCCGGCCATGACCGGAGTCCTCGGCACCTCTCCCTCCATCATCCAGCTCACGCTGAGCCTCTACATGGCCATTCTCGGGGCCGGGCAGCTGGTGTTCGGCCCGCTCTCCGACCGCATCGGCCGGCGCAGGGTGTTGCTGGGGGGCGCGTGGGTGTTCGCGACCACCTCCTTCCTGCTCGCGGGCACCACCGATGCCGCGATGTTCGTCGGGCTCCGGCTCCTGCAAGCCGTGGGGGCCTCCGCGGCGCTCGTCGCGACGTTCGCCACCGTCCGGGACGTCTATGCGGAGCGGCCCGAAGGCACGGTCATCTACAGCCTGTTCAGCGCCATTCTGGCCTTCGTTCCGGCACTGGGCCCCATCGCCGGGGCCCTGCTCGCGCGGCACTTCGGATGGCGGGCCCTCTTCGTCACGCTCGGCGTCCTGGCGACGGCGGCGTTGCTCCAGGCCCTGCCGCGCTGGCCTGAGACACGTCCCTCCGGCGTGGCCCGTCAGACGGTGTCCGTCCAGCACATCCTGCGCAGCGGCGCGTTCTGGACGTACACGCTGGGCTTCAGCGCGGCCATGGGCTCCTTCTTCGTGTTCTTCTCCACGGCGCCCCGGGTGCTCATGGGACGGGCCGGCTTCTCGGAGCTTGGCTTCAGCCTGGCCTTCGCCACCGCCGCGCTGGCCATGATGGTGACCACGCGCTTCGCGAAGCACCTCGTGGCCCGCTGGGGGCTGGCGGGAAGCCTTGCCCGCGGCATGCTCCTGCTGCTGCTGGGCGCGGTGTTGCTCACCGCCGGGCAGCTCCTCACGGCGCCGTCCTTCTGGACGTTCGTCGTGCCCATGTGGGTCATCGCCGCGGGGATTGTCTTCGCCGTCTCCGTCACCGCCAATGGCGCGCTCCAGGCCTTTGGCGCCGTGGCGGGAACGGCGGTCGCGCTCTACTTCTGCATCCAGAGCCTCGTCGTCGCCGTCGTGGGGACCCTGATGGTCGTCCTGCTCGACGGCGACACCGCGTGGCCCCTGGTGGGGTACGCCTCGCTCATGGCGGGGGTGACGTTGGGCTGCCTGGCATCCTTCAAGCGCCCCTAG
- a CDS encoding AraC family transcriptional regulator, translating into METRAERLSPLPENVVDISVTRRKWNGISVDVNATRCSGPAETPLCLESHTRLSALLEEVGSPCEPRLREGRPCPIGYVPRQLNLMPAGMPLWGYSADSRLVRDAVLTFDPKDLGERLGQPLSPTELGTPRLRFSDDRLWTLMRLLAEVVDDDDPSTQLYGDGLTAALFATLGSRRAERPSKRQGLAPWQLRRVLDFMESRLPGRVELSELAALVDLSQAHFSRAFKASTGVAPYQWQLRARLERAQAMMLTTPASLEQVAEATGFADAVHFGKAFRRAHGTTPARWRRDRKG; encoded by the coding sequence GTGGAGACGCGAGCGGAACGGCTGAGCCCGCTGCCGGAGAACGTGGTGGACATCTCCGTCACCCGGCGGAAATGGAATGGCATCAGCGTGGATGTGAATGCCACCCGCTGTTCGGGGCCCGCCGAAACGCCCCTGTGCCTGGAAAGCCATACACGCCTGAGCGCGTTGCTGGAGGAGGTCGGGTCGCCCTGCGAGCCGCGCCTGCGCGAAGGCCGGCCCTGCCCCATCGGCTACGTCCCCCGGCAGCTGAACCTCATGCCCGCCGGCATGCCGCTGTGGGGCTACAGCGCCGATTCGCGCCTGGTGCGCGACGCCGTGCTCACGTTCGACCCGAAGGACCTGGGCGAGCGCCTGGGCCAACCGCTGAGCCCCACCGAGCTGGGCACGCCAAGGCTGCGCTTCTCCGATGACCGCCTCTGGACCCTGATGCGGCTGCTCGCCGAGGTGGTGGATGACGACGATCCTTCCACCCAGCTCTACGGCGATGGATTGACCGCCGCCCTCTTCGCCACGCTGGGGTCGCGTCGCGCGGAGCGGCCCTCGAAGCGCCAGGGGCTGGCGCCGTGGCAGCTCCGGCGGGTGCTCGACTTCATGGAGTCGCGCCTGCCCGGACGGGTCGAGCTGTCGGAGCTGGCGGCGCTGGTGGACCTGTCGCAGGCGCACTTCAGCCGCGCCTTCAAGGCCTCCACCGGCGTGGCGCCCTATCAATGGCAACTGCGCGCCCGACTCGAGCGCGCGCAGGCGATGATGCTGACCACGCCCGCGTCGCTGGAGCAGGTCGCCGAAGCGACGGGCTTCGCCGACGCGGTGCACTTCGGCAAGGCCTTCCGGAGGGCCCACGGCACCACCCCCGCGAGGTGGCGCCGGGACCGGAAGGGCTAG
- a CDS encoding hydrolase, which produces MSTSPAPSHRGLEALLTPQNSVLVLIDHQPYQFANLHSHEPTMVLNNVIGLAKAARVYKVPTLLTTVLEERGGYLVKGLQDVFPEQKPIDRTFINTWEDRRVVDAVKKTDRKKLIIAALWTEICLAMPAIQAAGEGYDVYAVTDASGGVSREAHEMAVRRMQMAGVTPITWMAVAAEWQRDWAREESATALAGVLSEHGGGSAVAFAWELQLLAGRAGKGV; this is translated from the coding sequence ATGAGCACGTCCCCGGCGCCCTCCCACCGCGGGCTCGAAGCCCTGCTGACACCCCAGAACTCCGTGCTGGTGCTGATCGACCATCAGCCCTACCAGTTCGCCAACCTGCACAGCCATGAGCCGACGATGGTGCTCAACAACGTCATCGGCCTGGCCAAGGCGGCCCGCGTCTACAAGGTGCCCACCCTCCTCACCACCGTCCTCGAGGAGCGCGGCGGCTACCTGGTCAAGGGCCTGCAGGACGTGTTCCCCGAGCAGAAGCCCATCGACCGGACCTTCATCAACACCTGGGAGGACCGCCGCGTGGTGGACGCGGTGAAGAAGACGGACCGCAAGAAGCTGATCATCGCCGCGCTGTGGACCGAAATCTGCCTGGCCATGCCCGCCATCCAGGCAGCGGGCGAAGGCTACGACGTCTACGCCGTCACCGACGCCTCGGGAGGCGTCAGCCGCGAAGCGCATGAGATGGCGGTGCGCCGCATGCAGATGGCGGGCGTGACGCCCATCACCTGGATGGCGGTGGCCGCCGAGTGGCAGCGCGACTGGGCCCGCGAGGAGAGCGCCACCGCGCTCGCCGGCGTGCTGTCCGAGCATGGCGGCGGTAGCGCCGTGGCCTTCGCCTGGGAGCTGCAACTGCTCGCGGGCCGGGCCGGCAAGGGCGTCTGA
- a CDS encoding biotin transporter BioY, with protein sequence MSPLPSTSAPVLADRFVRTRAQEAALVLGAALFTALLAQVALSVPGSPVPITGQTLAVVLTAAALGPGRGLAAQAAYLLLGAVGLPFFAKGASGWGALVGPTGGFLVGFLPAAFLVGLAARHGYDRRWWTAVPLFFAGQVLVLVIGVCWLQVKAGLDFATAFQKGFLPFVPGGLLKAVIAGLFMPLAWRRGQGLRPGG encoded by the coding sequence GTGTCTCCCCTCCCCTCGACGTCGGCCCCCGTCCTGGCTGACCGCTTCGTGCGCACGCGCGCGCAGGAAGCCGCGCTCGTCCTGGGCGCGGCGCTGTTCACCGCGCTACTCGCCCAGGTCGCCCTCTCCGTGCCGGGCTCACCGGTGCCCATCACGGGACAGACGCTCGCGGTCGTCCTCACGGCGGCGGCGCTCGGCCCCGGGCGTGGCCTGGCCGCGCAGGCCGCCTATCTCCTGCTGGGAGCGGTGGGACTGCCCTTCTTCGCGAAGGGCGCCAGCGGCTGGGGAGCCCTGGTCGGTCCGACGGGCGGCTTCCTGGTGGGCTTCCTCCCCGCCGCGTTCCTCGTGGGCCTCGCGGCGCGCCACGGCTACGACCGGCGGTGGTGGACGGCGGTTCCGCTCTTCTTCGCGGGCCAGGTCCTGGTCCTGGTCATCGGCGTGTGCTGGCTCCAGGTGAAGGCCGGGCTCGACTTCGCCACGGCCTTCCAGAAGGGCTTCCTCCCCTTCGTCCCCGGGGGCCTGCTCAAGGCCGTCATCGCCGGCCTGTTCATGCCCCTTGCATGGAGACGCGGCCAGGGGCTCAGGCCAGGAGGGTGA
- a CDS encoding MAPEG family protein translates to MTNPLLGTLSLVPVTSLYAALNAFLTLALSINVSLVRTKLKVFRGDGGHAGLGSAIRAHGNNVEQVPLALILLLLAELSGGNSTALHVFGGALLVARLAHAVGMLRTNPIQAVGATLTLVVQLGLAGWVLWLRPWG, encoded by the coding sequence TTGACGAACCCCCTGCTCGGCACGCTCTCCCTGGTCCCCGTCACCTCGCTCTACGCCGCGCTCAACGCCTTCCTCACGCTGGCGCTCTCCATCAACGTCAGCCTGGTCCGCACGAAGCTCAAGGTGTTCCGGGGCGACGGAGGCCATGCCGGCCTCGGATCCGCCATCCGCGCGCATGGCAACAACGTCGAACAGGTCCCCCTGGCGCTCATCCTGCTGCTGTTGGCGGAGCTGAGCGGTGGGAACTCGACGGCGCTCCATGTCTTCGGCGGTGCGCTGCTCGTGGCGCGACTGGCGCATGCCGTCGGAATGCTCCGCACCAACCCCATCCAGGCGGTTGGCGCGACGCTGACCCTGGTCGTGCAGCTGGGCCTGGCGGGCTGGGTGCTCTGGCTGAGGCCCTGGGGCTAA
- a CDS encoding LysR substrate-binding domain-containing protein, which yields MELRHLRYFSAVADALHFGRAARRLHVSQPTLSHQIHQLEEEVGTPLFERARTGVRLTQAGELFRTYASRALEDVNAGLSAVGALRGLATGALRVGYPPSMRGLVVPALTAVLRRHPGLALSAQEAVVRKLERQLADGKLDVGLGYAPARLADLDAEPVFDSRLALVVARGHALAGAESVGVKLLAEEPFALLSRGLRVRARVDAHFAAMRFAPRIALESNAVATVLAIVRAGLAVTVLPEPRLADAERLVVKRLSPAPRSELAALLWRKGAPRTPAAELFAAEVRTRAKEDVG from the coding sequence ATGGAGCTCCGACACCTCCGCTACTTCTCCGCCGTCGCGGACGCGCTGCACTTCGGGCGCGCCGCGCGGCGGCTGCACGTCTCCCAGCCCACGCTGTCGCATCAGATCCACCAGTTGGAGGAGGAGGTCGGCACACCGCTCTTCGAGCGGGCTCGCACCGGCGTGCGGCTCACGCAGGCCGGGGAGCTGTTCCGCACCTATGCCTCCCGCGCGCTGGAGGACGTGAACGCGGGCCTGTCCGCGGTGGGTGCGTTGCGAGGACTCGCCACGGGGGCGCTTCGCGTGGGTTATCCCCCGAGCATGCGCGGCCTCGTGGTGCCCGCGCTGACGGCGGTGCTCCGCAGACATCCCGGGCTGGCGCTGAGCGCGCAGGAGGCCGTGGTCCGGAAGCTGGAGCGGCAGTTGGCGGACGGGAAGCTGGACGTGGGCCTGGGCTATGCGCCCGCGCGGCTGGCGGACCTGGACGCGGAGCCTGTCTTCGACAGCCGGCTCGCGCTCGTCGTCGCACGGGGACATGCGCTGGCGGGCGCGGAGTCCGTGGGGGTGAAGCTGCTCGCGGAGGAGCCCTTCGCGCTCCTGTCACGCGGCCTGCGGGTGCGCGCCCGCGTGGACGCGCACTTCGCGGCGATGCGGTTCGCGCCTCGCATCGCGCTCGAATCGAACGCGGTGGCCACCGTTCTGGCCATCGTCCGCGCGGGCCTCGCCGTCACGGTGCTCCCGGAGCCACGGCTCGCGGACGCGGAGCGGCTGGTGGTGAAGCGGCTGTCTCCCGCGCCCCGCTCGGAGCTCGCGGCGCTCCTCTGGCGCAAGGGTGCCCCGCGCACTCCCGCGGCGGAGCTGTTCGCGGCCGAGGTCCGGACGCGGGCAAAGGAAGACGTGGGTTAG